A single Aspergillus chevalieri M1 DNA, chromosome 3, nearly complete sequence DNA region contains:
- the LCB4 gene encoding putative sphingosine kinase (SphK) (COG:I,T;~EggNog:ENOG410PI8C;~InterPro:IPR017438,IPR001206,IPR016064;~PFAM:PF00781;~go_function: GO:0003951 - NAD+ kinase activity [Evidence IEA];~go_function: GO:0016301 - kinase activity [Evidence IEA]), with the protein MSLSTVRTESPDTGSRLLEHDSTLIVGRSVSLTLGSDSLAIVDERASRKSDRDGCCGFLKSKSKETHAISLYNVLDADLSPAGLTITYAKPATRDDVTVNALQYPISDEEKKNADSWMQKLLNLAYGDAMRYKRLKVLINPFGGKGSASALYNRYAAPIFAAARCRVDVQTTSHMGHATEICEKIDVNAYDAIVCCSGDGLPYEVFNGLAKKANAREALAKLAVTMIPCGSGNAMAWNLCGTGSVSVAALAIVKGLQMPMDLVSITQGSTRTLSFLSQSFGIVADCDLGTDDIRWMGAHRFTYGFLVRLMQRTVYPCDLAIKVVMDDKRAIKDHYLSYTQRELIKRDPQETAGQSGGLPELRYGTVLDELPSDWEVVPGETMGNFYAGKMAIVSKDTNFFPAALPSDGLIDIVTVDGTVPRMTTLKMMSEVPNGGFFDMPEVITRKAVAYRLVPREKEGFISVDGEKVPFEAFQVEVHKGLGTVLSKSGHLYEAEGPRL; encoded by the exons ATGTCCCTTTCTACTGTACGCACGGAATCGCCGGATACAGGGTCTCGGTTGCTGGAGCACGACTCGACTCTGATTGTTGGCCGGTCGGTGTCTCTGACCTTGGGAAGTGACTCTCTTGCTATCGTcg ATGAGCGGGCCTCGCGCAAGTCGGATCGCGACGGATGCTGCGGATTTCTCAAATCCA AATCCAAAGAAACCCACGCCATCTCGCTATACAACGTCCTCGACGCCGATCTCTCCCCCGCGGGCCTAACCATCACCTATGCGAAACCCGCGACCAGAGACGATGTCACGGTCAACGCCCTGCAATATCCTATCAGcgacgaagagaagaagaacgccGACTCATGGATGCAGAAACTGCTCAACCTCGCATACGGCGACGCCATGCGCTACAAGCGGCTCAAGGTCTTGATTAATCCCTTTGGCGGAAAGGGTTCTGCATCCGCGTTGTACAACAGGTATGCGGCGCCGATTTTTGCCGCTGCACGGTGCCGGGTTGATGTGCAGACAACATCGCACATGGGCCATGCGACGGAGATTTGTGAAAAGATTGATGTGAACGCATATGATGCGATCGTGTGCTGTTCTGGGGATGGGTTGCCGTATGAGGTGTTTAATGGGCTGGCAAAGAAGGCGAATGCGAGGGAGGCGTTGGCGAAGCTGGCTGTGACTATGATTCCTTGTGGATCGGGGAATGCGATGGCTTGGAATCTCTGCGGGACTGGGAGTGTTTCGGTGGCTGCTTTGGCTATTGTCAAGGGGTTGCAGATGCCTATGGACTTGGTTTCGATTACGCAAGGATCGACTCGTACGCTTTCGTTCTTGTCGCAGTCGTTTGGTATTGTTGCGGATTGTGATCTCGGGACTGATGATATCCGCTGGATGGGCGCGCATCGTTTCACCTATGGTTTCCTTGTCCGGCTCATGCAGCGGACGGTGTACCCGTGCGACCTGGCTATCAAGGTGGTTATGGACGACAAGAGAGCGATCAAAGACCACTATCTCTCATACACGCAGCGAGAGCTTATCAAGCGCGATCCCCAAGAGACTGCTGGTCAGTCTGGGGGTCTGCCCGAATTGCGATACGGCACGGTGCTGGACGAACTTCCGAGCGATTGGGAGGTTGTTCCAGGCGAAACGATGGGTAACTTTTACGCTGGTAAAATGGCCATCGTATCCAAAGACACCAATTTCTTCCCGGCTGCTCTGCCCAGTGATGGTCTGATCGACATCGTCACGGTCGACGGAACCGTCCCTCGAATGACAACTCTCAAAATGATGTCCGAAGTTCCCAACGGCGGATTCTTCGACATGCCAGAAGTCATCACCCGCAAGGCCGTCGCGTACCGCCTTGTCCCCCGCGAAAAAGAAGGCTTCATCAGCGTGGACGGCGAAAAGGTCCCCTTCGAGGCATTCCAGGTAGAAGTCCACAAGGGTCTGGGCACCGTGCTGTCCAAGTCTGGCCATTTGTACGAAGCAGAGGGACCAAGGTTGTGA
- a CDS encoding uncharacterized protein (COG:Q;~EggNog:ENOG410Q181;~InterPro:IPR034001,IPR017871,IPR027417,IPR003593, IPR010929,IPR029481,IPR003439,IPR013525,IPR034003;~PFAM:PF01061,PF00005,PF06422,PF14510;~TransMembrane:13 (o593-613i625-646o679-700i720-741o747-769i858-875o1274-1294i1306-1325o1345-1376i1388-1412o1418-1436i1448-1467o1542-1561i);~go_component: GO:0016020 - membrane [Evidence IEA];~go_component: GO:0016021 - integral component of membrane [Evidence IEA];~go_function: GO:0005524 - ATP binding [Evidence IEA];~go_function: GO:0016887 - ATPase activity [Evidence IEA];~go_function: GO:0042626 - ATPase-coupled transmembrane transporter activity [Evidence IEA];~go_process: GO:0055085 - transmembrane transport [Evidence IEA]) gives MLIFPTGLTGFTPAIDITSIESIDSDPGRPGLSSVRLVGQGSEYQRLRRTFADIDLISALQLVSGVDSQGTLKKLCQALMAEFRDRDWALEPSPTWQDDISPPPQPRPREDSTLSQHISPEARAELARVASNFPRRHGSADSGVSGMDNSMHRRDTLEGIEIGDPVLDPTSEKFDHYKWARMMLKLMDKEGFPRPPSTGVVFENLNVSGSGSALQYQSNVGSVLLAPFRPQEYLSFIRSGPEKQILRNFDGLLRSGELLLVLGRPGSGCSTLLKTLSGELHGLKLRKSSEIQYNGISMEKMHTEFKGEVLYNQEVDRHFPHLTVGQTLEFAAAARTPEHRLRDISRKEFSKHITQVAMAVFGLSHTYNTKVGDEYIRGVSGGERKRVSIAEMALSGAPLGTWDNSTRGLDSASALEFTKALRVAANLAGTAHAVAIYQASQAIYDIFDKVTVLYQGRQIYFGPCDQAVNYFTEMGWYCPPRQTAGDFLTAVTNPQERQVREGMEDCVPRTADDFAEYWKKSPQYEALKQEIAEYREQFPPGGQQEVDFREVKRFRQAKHVRPKSPYVISTLMQVRLCTIRAYQRIWNDKPSTLTTLIGRIVMSLIIGSIYYGTPNASAGFQSKGAALFFAVLMNALISITEINSLYDQRPIIEKQASYAFVHPFAEAFGGIVSDIPVKFFSAVVFNIIFYFLAGLVSAIWYSSREARSNQIQRYEPSQFFIFFLFTFISTLAMSGIFRTLAASTKTLAQAMSMAGVIVLAIVIYTGFVIPVPEMSSVPWFSWIRFINPVFYTFEALVANEFHGRQFTCSQFIPAYPNLSGNSFICSIRGAVPGQRTVSGDAYIESQYTYTYAHEWRNFGILIGFWIFFMATYLIATELNSATTSKAEFLVFRRGHVPPHLRNIDKHQGGENPTETPETHKEDKPEETTDVIPTQRSIFTWRNVCYDIPVKGGERRLLDNVSGWVKPGTLTALMGVSGAGKTTLLDVLAKRVSIGVVTGDMLVDGKPLDNSFQRKTGYVQQQDLHLSTTTVREALRFSALLRQPKTVSKSEKYKYVEEVIEMLSMQEFADAIVGSPGEGLNVEQRKLLTIGVELAAKPALLIFLDEPTSGLDSQSSWAICAFLRKLADHGQAVLSTIHQPSALLFQEFDRLLFLARGGRTVYFGDIGRDSRTLLDYFENNGARACGSSENPAEYILEIIGAGASGKSNQDWPSVWNESQQAKEVQDELDKIQQERASAFDEDGADEHAEYAMPFVYQLWHVTRRVFQQYWREPSYVWAKIILATASSLFIGFTFFKPDSSLIGFQSVLFSAFMLTSIFSTLVQQIMPKFVVQRSLYEVRERPSKAYSWAAFLIANVLVEIPYQVLAGIIAWACYYYPIYGASQESHRQGLMLLFVVQFYMFTSTFASLVIAALPDAETGGTIATLMFMLTLVFNGVMQPPDALPGFWIFMYRVSPLTYLIAGLTATGLHKRSIECASEELSVFNPPSGMTCFDYLETYLQYSPGQLYNPNATQNCQFCQLQNADQYLAGSNISYGDRWRNWGIGWAYIGFNIFGTVVLYYMFRVKHYNPTTLVRWVVDGAKVVCRVFKRRSGITPKGREADNGRLY, from the exons ATGCTTATATTTCCAACCGGTCTTACGGGGTTCACCCCAGCCATTGATATCACCTCGATCGAATCGATCGACTCTGACCCGGGACGTCCTGGTTTATCTTCAGTGAGACTTGTAGGTCAGGGGTCTGAATATCAACGGCTACGTCGGACCTTCGCGGATATTGATCTAATTTCTGCGCTCCAATTAGTCTCTGGGGTTGATTCTCAGGGCACTCTGAAGAAGCTGTGTCAG GCTTTAATGGCTGAATTCAGAGACCGCGACTGGGCCTTGGAGCCCAGTCCTACCTGGCAAGACGATATATCTCCTCCACCGCAACCCAGACCACGCGAAGATAGCACCCTATCCCAGCACATAAGTCCTGAAGCCAGAGCAGAGCTAGCTCGCGTTGCTTCCAACTTTCCCAGGCGCCATGGCTCCGCCGACTCGGGAGTCAGTGGGATGGACAATAGCATGCATCGCAGAGATACACTAGAAGGCATCGAGATTGGAGATCCGGTCCTTGATCCAACGAGCGAGAAATTCGACCATTACAAGTGGGCACGGATGATGCTAAAGCTCATGGATAAAGAGGGGTTTCCCAGGCCGCCATCGACGGGCGTGGTTTTTGAGAATCTGAATGTCTCTGGGTCTGGGTCTGCGTTGCAGTATCAGAGTAATGTGGGGTCGGTGCTATTGGCACCATTTAGGCCACAGGAGTATCTGAGCTTCATTCGATCTGGGCCGGAGAAGCAGATTTTGCGCAACTTCGATGGTCTTCTGAGGAGTGGTGAGTTGCTTCTCGTGCTTGGACGACCTGGTAGCGGTTGCTCGACGTTGCTCAAGACGTTATCTGGTGAATTGCACGGATTGAAGCTCCGGAAGAGCTCTGAGATCCAGTACAATGGGATATCGATGGAGAAGATGCACACTGAATTCAAGGGCGAGGTTTTGTATAACCAGGAAGTCGACAGGCATTTTCCTCACTTGACTGTTGGGCAGACTCTAGaatttgctgctgcggcgCGCACTCCTGAGCATCGATTGCGCGATATCAGTCGGAAGGAATTCTCAAAGCACATTACTCAGGTTGCGATGGCGGTTTTTGGGTTGTCGCACACGTACAATACCAAGG TGGGTGATGAGTATATCAGAGGAGTGTCAGGAGGTGAAAGAAAGCGTGTTAG TATCGCTGAGATGGCGC TATCCGGTGCCCCCCTTGGTACTTGGGACAACAGCACTCGAGGCCTCGATTCTGCAAGTGCTCTCGAGTTTACAAAAGCCCTACGAGTCGCTGCCAACCTAGCGGGTACAGCCCATGCTGTTGCCATATACCAAGCATCGCAAGCAATCTACGACATCTTCGACAAAGTAACTGTCCTCTACCAAGGAAGACAGATCTACTTCGGCCCCTGTGATCAAGCAGTCAACTACTTCACCGAAATGGGCTGGTACTGCCCGCCGCGCCAAACAGCAGGTGACTTCCTGACTGCTGTTACTAACCCCCAGGAACGCCAAGTTCGAGAGGGAATGGAGGACTGTGTCCCACGTACCGCTGAtgactttgcagagtacTGGAAGAAGAGTCCTCAGTATGAGGCGCTGAAACAAGAGATTGCGGAGTATCGTGAGCAATTCCCGCCTGGTGGCCAACAGGAGGTTGATTTTAGGGAGGTCAAGCGATTTAGGCAGGCGAAGCATGTGCGGCCGAAGAGTCCATATGTTATTTCGACTCTGATGCAGGTTAGGCTTTGTACGATTCGGGCTTATCAACG GATTTGGAATGACAAACCCTCGACGTTGACGACACTTATTGGTCGGATTGTTATGTCTTTGATTATCGGTTCGATATACTACGG GACGCCAAATGCTTCAGCTGGTTTTCAGAGTAAAGGAGCTGCTTTGTTCTTTGCTGTCTT GATGAACGCCCTCATTAGTATCACCGAGATCAACTCACTTTACGATCAACGGCCGATCATCGAGAAACAGGCTTCCTATGCCTTCGTGCATCCTTTCGCTGAAGCATTCGGTGGCATAGTATCCGACATCCCTGTCAAGTTCTTCTCCGCGGTAGTGTTCAACATAATCTTCTACTTCCTGGCTGGATTGGTGAGTGCGATTTGGTATAGTTCCAGAGAAGCCCGTTCTAACCAAATTCAGCGATACGAACCATCAcaattcttcatcttcttcctgtTCACATTCATCAGCACGCTTGCAATGTCAGGAATATTCCGAACTCTCGCTGCATCAACCAAGACCCTCGCCCAAGCAATGTCCATGGCCGGTGTTATAGTGCTGGCCATTGTGATATACACAGGCTTTGTCATCCCAGTTCCGGAAATGAGTTCTGTCCCATGGTTCAGCTGGATTCGGTTTATCAACCCCGTCTTCTATACATTCGAAGCATTGGTTGCAAACGAATTCCACGGTCGACAGTTTACATGCTCGCAATTCATCCCCGCATATCCTAATCTAAGCGGTAATTCCTTTATATGCTCCATCCGGGGCGCTGTTCCCGGACAAAGAACCGTGTCTGGTGATGCCTACATCGAGTCTCagtacacatacacatacgcGCACGAATGGAGAAACTTCGGAATCTTAATTGGATTCTGGATCTTCTTCATGGCCACATACTTGATAGCCACGGAACTCAACTCCGCAACCACATCCAAAGCTGAATTCCTCGTCTTCCGCCGCGGCCATGTCCCCCCTCACCTGCGAAACATTGACAAAcaccaaggaggagaaaaCCCCACAGAAACACCCGAAACCCACAAAGAGGATAAACCGGAAGAAACAACGGACGTGATCCCGACGCAGCGCAGCATCTTTACCTGGCGGAATGTCTGCTACGATATTCCCGTCAAGGGTGGTGAACGCCGGCTTCTGGATAATGTCTCTGGTTGGGTGAAGCCTGGTACGCTTACGGCTTTGATGGGTGTTTCAGGTGCTGGGAAGACTACTTTGCTTGATGTCTTGGCTAAGAGGGTGTCGATTGGTGTTGTTACTGGTGATATGCTTGTGGATGGAAAGCCACTTGATAATAGCTTTCAGAGGAAGACGGGGTATGTTCAGCAGCAGGATCTTCATctttcaacgacaactgtGAGGGAAGCGCTGCGCTTCAGCGCACTTCTACGCCAGCCCAAGACGGTATCTAAAAGCGAGAAGTACAAATACGTCGAAGAGGTAATCGAGATGCTGAGCATGCAGGAATTCGCCGATGCGATTGTTGGGAGTCCGGGTGAGGGTTTGAACGTCGAACAGCGGAAACTTTTAACTATTGGAGTTGAGCTTGCCGCGAAGCCTGCGCTATTGATCTTCCTTGATGAGCCTACTAGTGGTCTGGATTCCCAGAGTTCGTGGGCTATTTGTGCCTTCTTGCGGAAACTTGCGGATCATGGACAGGCTGTTCTCTCTACGATTCACCAGCCTAGTGCGTTGTTGTTTCAGGAATTTGACCGGTTGCTTTTCCTAGCCAGGGGGGGAAGGACGGTGTATTTTGGTGATATCGGGAGGGATTCAAGGACATTGCTTGATTACTTTGAGAATAATGGTGCAAGAGCGTGTGGATCATCTGAGAAC CCCGCCGAATACATCCTCGAAATAATCGGAGCTGGCGCGTCCGGAAAATCCAACCAGGACTGGCCATCAGTCTGGAACGAGAGCCAACAAGCGAAAGAAGTTCAAGATGAACTTGACAAGATCCAGCAAGAGAGGGCTTCAGCATTCGACGAAGACGGTGCCGATGAACATGCAGAATATGCTATGCCCTTCGTTTACCAGTTGTGGCATGTCACGCGTCGTGTGTTCCAGCAGTACTGGCGGGAGCCGTCCTATGTTTGGGCTAAGATTATTCTTGCTACGGCATCGTCGCTGTTTATTGGGTTTACATTTTTCAAGCCCGATAGCTCGCTTATAGGGTTTCAGTCTGTTCTGTTTAGCGCTTTCATGCTTACGTCTATCTTTTCGACTTTGGTCCAACA AATCATGCCTAAATTTGTCGTCCAACGCTCCCTCTACGAAGTCCGCGAACGACCCTCAAAAGCCTACTCTTGGGCCGCCTTCCTGATCGCCAACGTCCTCGTTGAAATCCCCTACCAAGTCCTCGCCGGAATCATCGCCTGGGCATGCTACTACTACCCGATCTACGGCGCAAGCCAAGAGAGTCATCGACAGGGCCTCATGCTCCTCTTCGTCGTGCAATTCTACATGTTTACTTCAACGTTCGCTTCGCTTGTTATTGCCGCTCTGCCAGATGCTGAGACGGGTGGTACTATCGCTACGCTAATGTTCATGTTGACGTTGGTGTTTAATGGGGTTATGCAGCCGCCGGATGCGTTACCTGGTTTCTGGATTTTCATGTATCGCGTTTCGCCGCTGACTTATTTGATTGCCGGTCTTACGGCTACGGGACTACATAAGCGGTCTATTGAATGCGCAAGTGAGGAGTTAAGCGTGTTCAATCCCCCATCAGGTATGACATGCTTCGACTACCTGGAAACATATCTTCAGTACAGCCCCGGCCAGCTGTACAACCCAAACGCCACGCAGAACTGCCAGTTCTGCCAGTTACAGAACGCGGACCAATACCTCGCCGGTAGCAATATCTCGTACGGCGACCGCTGGCGTAACTGGGGCATAGGCTGGGCATATATCGGATTCAACATCTTCGGGACTGTAGTGCTGTACTATATGTTCCGGGTGAAGCATTACAATCCGACGACATTGGTTAGGTGGGTTGTGGACGGGGCTAAGGTTGTCTGTAGGGTGTTTAAGAGGAGGTCTGGGATTACGCCGAAGGGGAGGGAGGCGGATAATGGGCGGTTGTATTAG
- a CDS encoding ribosomal RNA processing 1 family protein (BUSCO:EOG092646C6;~COG:A;~EggNog:ENOG410PH7N;~InterPro:IPR010301;~PFAM:PF05997;~go_component: GO:0030688 - preribosome, small subunit precursor [Evidence IEA];~go_process: GO:0006364 - rRNA processing [Evidence IEA]), which translates to MTDVQRTPFVRDLASSDRKTRDKALDSLTLFLRSRTDLSLIDLLKLWKGLFFCFYHSDRPLTQQALARSLSYSLVPTLPRPTVHRFLRAFWITIGREFHAIDRLRLDKYMYLIRCYVGVAFEIFVKGKQQQPGNDDGGKKRKREEEQAAAKSKNQKKQNKRSKGKDNTDEQSNRISNGTTTTTATTDTQTPTTTTDSDAAKWTDLKSYLSIISEGPLNPLNFDPDQDTSINEKTDYVPMPHGPDGLRYHLLDIWIDELEKVLEFEQGDSEEGEETKPRKVISEAPMDLILGPIETLRVEGLHKPVRTRAAEALQDERLFEWGFKERKVESEDEDEESEEWGGFD; encoded by the exons ATGACAGACGTACAAAGAACCCCCTTCGTGAGGGATCTCGCCTCAAGCG ACCGCAAGACCCGCGACAAAGCACTCGACTCCCTaaccctcttcctccgctcCCGAACAGACCTCTCCCTCATTGACCTGCTCAAACTCTGGAAGGGTCTTTTCTTCT GCTTCTACCACTCCGACCGTCCCCTCACCCAACAAGCTCTCGCGCGCTCGCTCTCGTACTCCCTCGTCCCGACCCTCCCCCGCCCAACAGTGCACAGATTCCTGCGCGCGTTCTGGATTACCATTGGGCGCGAGTTCCATGCGATTGATCGGTTGCGGTTGGATAAGTATATGTATTTGATTAGGTGTTATGTGGGTGTTGCGTTCGAGATCTTCGTCAAAGgcaaacagcaacaaccaggAAATGATGACGGtgggaagaagcgcaagcgcgaagaagagcaggcCGCTGCGAAATCGAAGAACCagaagaaacagaacaaGCGGTCTAAGGGGAAGGACAACACCGACGAACAATCCAACAGAATATCCAacggcaccaccaccacaaccgcAACCACCGATACCCAAACccccacaacaaccacagaCTCGGACGCCGCCAAATGGACCGACCTAAAATCCTACCTCAGTATAATCTCCGAAGGACCCCTCAACCCCCTAAACTTCGACCCCGACCAAGACACCTCCATCAATGAGAAAACCGACTACGTGCCTATGCCGCACGGTCCCGACGGTCTGCGCTACCATCTTCTGGATATCTGGATCGACGAGTTGGAGAAGGTTCTCGAATTCGAACAAGGGGACTccgaggaaggagaggagacGAAGCCGAGGAAGGTTATTAGTGAGGCTCCTATGGATCTTATCCTGGGTCCTATTGAGACACTCCGCGTGGAGGGGTTGCATAAGCCCGTTCGGACTCGTGCTGCGGAGGCGTTGCAGGACGAGAGATTGTTTGAGTGGGGGTTTAAGGAGAGGAAGGTCGAGagtgaggatgaggatgaggagagtgAGGAGTGGGGTGGATTTGACTAA